In Labrys monachus, the genomic stretch CAGCAGCCTGTTGAGAAGGCTCTGGCCGCCGTAATAGACGATCAGGATGGTCAGGAGTTCGGGAAGCGAGCGGAACAGCGTCGTGTAGAGATTGCTGGCCGCCCCCGCCAGCCAATTGCCGCTGGCTCTCGCCAGCGCCATGACGAGGCCGATGAGGAGGCCGAACGGCAACGTGCACACGGCGAGGGCGAGCGTCAGGCAGGCGCCCCGGAAGATCTCATCGCTCCATCCCTTGTCACCCCATTGGAGCAGGCTCAAGAACTGGTCCATCGGCACCTGCAGACATGGAAGGACGCCGCCGCCCTTGCGGAGGCCCGGGCGGCGGATTCGACGCTTCGCCGATCAATAGATCGAGAAGGGGAAATATTTGTCGTTGATCTTCTTGTAGGTGCCGTCGGCGACGATCTCGGCGATCGCCTTGTTGAACTTGTCGACGAGGTCGGCGTCTTCCTTGCGGACCGCGATGCCGGCGCCGGTGCCGAAATACTTGGCGTATTTCCCCATGTCGACGACCTGCTTGATCTCGCAGCACGAGGCTTCCGGCTTGCCCAGCCAGGCCTGCAGCACCGTCCTGTCGGCGATTTCGGCATCGAGGCGGCCGGCGGCGAGATCGGCGTTGACCTCGTCCTGCGTCGGATAGAGCTTGACCTCGGCGCCGCCCGGCTGGATCTCGCCTTCCAGGAAGTTGGCGTGGATCGAGGAGGACTGCGCGCCGACGACCTTGTCCTTCAGGCCTGCGGCGTCCCAGGAGGCGATCTTGGAATCCTTCGGCGCGACGAAGACGGGAGGCGTCTGGTAATATTTGTTGGTGAACGCCACCTTCTTCTTGCGCTCCTCGGTGATCGACATCGACGCGACGATGGCGTCGAACTTGCCGGCCAGGAGCGCGGGAATGATGCCGTCCCAGTCCTGTGCCTGGAAGGTGCAGGTCGCCTGCATCTTCTCGCAGAGCGCCTTGGCGATATCGACGTCGAAGCCGACGAGATTGCCGGCGCTGTCCAGGCCGTTGAAGGGAGGATAGGCCCCTTCCGTGCCGATGCGGATCGTCTTCCAATCCTTGGCGGCGGCCATGCCGGTGAATGCGGCGAACGCGATGGCGGCCGCGCCGATGAGGTTGATGAAGCGCATGGTTGTGTTCCCCCTGTTCCTGGTCCGCCGGCAACGCGGGGGCGCCGCCGGCTCGGAGCCCTGGCGAGGAATGAAGCACCGCTATCGCCGGGGTGCAACGGGGCAAGCCGCCGATTCGACGTAAAGCGTCGGTAAAACTTGCCGCCTCGCCGGGCCGCGCCTCGGTTTGAATTCCGTCGCCGTGCTTTTTTGTAAGCTTCCGTTCCGTCAGGCGGATGAGCCGAGGCATCGACATACGTCCGCACCAAACGCGCCCTCTACCGCCTCAAGGTATTTTGATGCCTGACGGTAAAAATTTGACACTTGAGACCCAAGAGCGAAAGGCTCGCTCGCGCTCCATTGCGGTCGTTCAAGACCGACCGACACTCATCGCAAGGCGCTCATTCAGATCCCGCTCATCAGCCAATGATCCGAGCTTCCTGCACATAGCCGAAGGCGCCCTTGCCCGGCCAGGCTCGTCCGTCGGGGTAGCGCAATTCTATTCCGGCGAGGTCCTTCTCATCCGCCAAACGCATATTGACGCCCATCTGGACGTTGCCAAACTTCGATACGGCGCTTGCGGTCAAAGTAAAATGTGTCGTCGAACCACAATTTTCACAGAAACGGATTTCTGCAGCCGGGTCTTCCTTGTCTTCCCGGCTATATGCCTTCGTCGTTCCCACGACGCTGACTTCCGACGGATGGAAATAGGCCCAGCGGGCGCCCGACTTGCTACAAAGCGTGCAGTTGCACTCGTTGATGAAGTCCGGTCGCTTCGAGATTTCGACGCGGACTTGGCCACAGAGGCAGGATAGCTTCAACATTTCCGATGTCATATCAGCGGAGCCGCTCGCCTGGTAGAGGCCGTTCGACTTCGATCGCGTCGGCAGGCGCTTCTGCCCTGAGGCCGGGTGAAGGGGCTCGGATTTCGAACCGAGACACGACGCCTAGCCGCGATTGCGCCGCCGCGTGCGCGTGCGCACGGCAATCTGCTCGTCGAAGGCGCTGCGCGCGGCGCGCAGGCTCGGCGTGTCGTCGAAGCGCCCCGGCAGGCAGGCCATCAGCGCGAGCCTCTCGGGCTCTGACATCTCCACCCACGCACCGATCTCGCCGCTGCTGCGGCCGCAGCCGATGCAAAAGCCGCTGGCCGGATCGATCCGGCAAATCGCGACGCAGGGCGTGGAGGTTGTCTGCATGCCCTGAAGATAGGGACTGCCGGCGCCCACGTCCATGGCCGGCGGCGGATCGCAAGCGCTTCTCCCGGCCGGCGGCGCGTCTTGGCGGGTCCGCTACCGCCCGAGGGGCGCCAGCACCGCGGCGGCGAAGGCGATCTCCGCCAGCACGGTCGCGGCGCCGCACACATCGCCCGTCTGCCCGCCGATCTGGCGTTTGGCCAGCCGCGTCACGCCATAGGCGGCGAGGAAACCGAAGGCGGGCGCCGCCAGGCTGGAGGGATGGCGCGTCGCGCCATAGGCCAGAAGGGCGGCCAGCGCGAATCCGAGGGCGGCCCCGATGCCCCAATTGGCCCTCGAGAGGCGCCCGGATGCGGCGCCGGCGCCGTCCGTCCGCGCCGGCGGCAGCATGGCCAGGGGCAGCAGGCCGGCAATGCGCGAGACGCCGGCCCCGCCCATGAGGACGAGGGCGGCGGCAACCGGTCCGGCGGCGTGGACGAGGTCGCCGAGGATCGATATCCGGGCTGCGATGGCGAGCATCAGCGCGGTGGCGCCATAGGCGCCGATGCGCGAATCCCGCATGATCTCGAGCTTGCGCGCCGGCGTGCGCCCGCCGCCGAAGCCGTCGGCGACATCGGCCAGTCCGTCCTCATGCATGGCGCCGGTGACGACGGCCATGGCGGCGACGGCGAGGATCGCAGCCTCCACGGGCGGCAGGCCGACGCCGCAGCCGGCGAGCAGCGCCACGGCTCCGCCGAGGCCGAGCACGGCGCCGGCCAGCGGGAGGACGGGCGCGAGCCGTTCCATGTCGGGCGGGCCATGCGGATCGGCCTCGCCGGACAGCACGGGCACGGGCAGGCGCGACCAGAAGCGCAGGGCAGCCGTGACTTGGGCGAGAAGCTGTCTCAATGCGCACCCGCGGGAGGGAAGGACGCGCCTTGATAGCCGCCAAGCCGCAAGCCCGCCAGCGGGAAACGCCGGGCGTCGTCTGCGGGGGACGGCGGGTCGTCTGCCGGCCTTTGCGCCGGACCATCCCGGCGCTATAAGCGCGGCGTCCCCTCCCGCCCCGCCCGGGGCCCGATCGAAAGCCCGCTCCGATGGCCCCTGCCGGCACCGCCCTGCCCTTCGACGATATCCGCGACCTCGCCCGCGCCATGCCGGACCTCGATGCCGACGCCCTCGCCCGGGTCCGCCAGCGCGACGGCCAGCTGACCAAGCCGCCCGGCAGCCTCGGCCGGCTCGAAGCGATCGTCGAATGGCTCGCCGCCGTGCAGGGCAAGGCGCCGCCGAGCGTGTCGCGCCCGCTGGTGGCGATCTTCGCCGGCAATCACGGCGTCGTCGCCCATGGCGTGTCGCCCTATCCGCAGGAGGTCACCCGCCAGATGCTGGAGAACTTCTCGGCCGGCGGCGCCGCCATCAACCAGATCTGCTCGACCTTCGACATCGGCCTCAAGGTGTTCGACCTCGCTCTGGACATCCCGACCGGCGACATCACCTGCGAAGCCGCGCTGGACGAGAAGGCCTGCGCCGCCACCATGGCGTTCGGCATGGAAGCGGTGTCGGGCGGCATCGATCTGCTGGTGCTCGGCGAGATGGGCATCGGCAACACCACCATCGCGGCAGCGATCTATCACGGGCTCTATGGCGGCGAGGCGGGCCATTGGGTCGGCCGCGGCACCGGCATCGACGATGCCGGGCTCGGGCGCAAGATCGAGGCGGTGCGCCAGGCGGTGTCCTTCCACCGCGACCATCTCGGCGATCCCCTCGAATTGCTGCGCCGGCTCGGCGGGCGCGAGATCGCGGCCATGGCGGGCGCCATCCTCGCGGCGCGCAGCCAGCGCATCCCGGTGGTGCTGGACGGCTACGTCACCTGCGCCGCCGCCGCCGTGGTGCACGCCATGGATCCGGCCCTGCTCGATCACTGCGTGGCGGGCCACGTCTCGGCGGAAGGCGCCCATGCCGACGTGCTCCGGCGCCTCGGCAAGCCGCCGCTGCTCGATCTCGGCATGCGCCTCGGCGAGGGATCGGGCGCGGCCCTGGCGGTGGCGCTGATCAAGGCCGCCCTCGCCTGCCACACGGGCATGGCGACCTTCGCGCAGGCCGGCGTCACCGACAAGGCGTGAGCCCGGCCAGGCCGGGGGAGGTCGGCCGGGATCAGCCTCGTTCCGCCCCGAAGTGGTCACGATCGGACGTTAGAATCGCTGCTGTCGAAGGGAGCATCTTGATGTTCAGATCAATTCTCGTTGCCGCGGCGGCGTTCGCTTGTGCGGTACCCGCTTTTGCCGGCAGCAAGAATTTCCCGCAATGCAGCCAGTATGGCGAAGGTTTCGTCTACTCGCCGGACACCGGCATGTGCATCAAGGTCAGCGGCGAGTTCCGGGCCGATTACAATTTCGGGAAGACGAACAGCCCGTTCGGCTCCTCGGTCGCCGGCACCGCCGATGTCAGGGGCGATACCGGGTTCGGCCCCTTCCGCGCCGTGGTCGAGCCGCGCGCCAGCAAATATTGATCCCGATCCGGTCGGCGCCGTGTCTTTTCGCACAGCGCGGCGGGGCCCTCATGCCCGCTTATGCCTTGCCGGCAGGACATGCCGGTCCTGCCTGGTGCGGCGGCGGCGCGGTTTGGCCGTCGTCCGGTCATTTTGACGGGGAAGACCTCGCCCGATCCCAATGATTGAGATGAAGCAATAAGATGGAATGCAGTCCCTTGATGCAACCTGAAGCAGAGAGATCGAACGGTGCTGCAGTTACGGTTGAGCGAGGGCGATTTTCAGGGCGGGCGGACGGCTATGCCGCACCGGTCGCAGGCACGTTGTGCCCGGCGCCGGCCGGCGCCATGCGCGTGACGGTCATCGGCTGCGGCGACGCCTTCGGTTCGGGCGGCCGCTACAACACCGCGACCCTCGTCGAGGCGAGGAATGCGGCGAACGGCGCGCGAGGCGCAGAAGGCCGGGACGGCCCCGTCTGCCTTCTCGACTGCGGCGCCACGACGATGACCGCCATCAACGCCATGGGGGTCGACCCGGACCGCATCGACCTCATCGTGCTCACCCATCTGCACGGCGACCATTTCGGCGGCATCCCCTTCCTGCTCCTCGATGCCCAATGGGTGCGCAGGCGCACGCGCCCGCTGCGGATCATCGGGCCGCCGGGCACCGTCGACCGCCTCCACGTCATGATCGAGGCCCTGTTCGCCGGCTCCTCCCTCGATACGCCCTGGAGCTTTCCCTGGAGCGCGGAGGACATGACGCCGGGCACGCAGCAGACGGCGGCCGGCTTCACCATCATCACCGCCGAAGTGAGCCATCCCTCCGGCTCGCCGGCCACCGCCGTGCGCCTGGAGGCGGCCGGCAAGGCGTTCGTCCATTCCGGCGACACCGAATGGACGGAAGCGCTGCCCGCGATCGCGGCGGGCGCCGACCTGCTGTTCCTCGAATGCTTCGCCGTCGAGGCGACCCCGCCGCATCTCGACTATGCCCGGCTGCTCGCCAATCGCGAGGCTTTCGACGCGGAGCGGGTCGTGCTCACCCATATGGGGCCGTCCATGCTCGACTACCGCGGCAATGTCGACCGCGATCTGTTCGAACTGGCCGAGGACGGGCTGGTCTTCGATCTCTAGGGCAAAGCGCGTTTAGGCAGAAGCGGCGCTTTGCTCTAGCTCTTTGTTTTTCGACGCGTCTTTGCGTTTTGCCGATTCCGTCAAAACGCAAAACGCTCTAAAGCAAAATGCCTTCGAGCCGGAGCGGATCACCAGAACAACGCATTGGCATTGAAGGCATTTTGCGATTCTGGCTGATTCGATCTGAAGACGGAACGCTGTGAGCCGGCCGCGCGCCGCCTACATCGGCGGCGCCGCTCCGTCCTGCCCGATCGAGACGCTGCTCGCCTTCCAGCCGCCGCCAGCGGACTGGGCGACCACGAAGACGGCGACGCCGGGCTTGATCTGCGCCCGCTGGCCGGGACCGAACTCGACGATCGGCACGTCCGGCGGAATGGTGATCCTGCGGCTGCCGCTGGGAAAGGCGAGCGTCAGCTCGCGGCCCTTGGCGTCGCTGGTCACCTCGCCCTCGACCGTGCCGTTGGTCATGCGCGAGCCCGGCTCCGAATCCCAATCGCGCTCGCCCTCGCCGCTCTTGACGCCGGGCGGAAAGACATGGACTTCGAGCGAGCGGCCGCTGCCATCGGCCTGGGGCATCTGCGCGGTGCCGATGAAGCTGCCGGGGTGGATGGCCTCCACGCCGATCGGCACGAGCACCCTGACGGTCCAGTCCGGCGCGAGGGTGACGGCGGTCACCGTGCCGTCCTTGCCCCTGACGCCGAGGGTCTGGCCGTCGAGGGTCGCGACGACGCCGCGAATGCCTTTGCGCGTCTCCTGCGCGCCGGCGGGAAAGGCCAAGGCGAGCATGAGCGCAGCGCCGGTGAGGGTGGAAAATCGCATGGCTGAAACTCCGAGCCCAGACCCGGGCCGGAGCATAGAGCTTCGCCGCATCAGGGCGATTCACGTTGGCGCGAGCACGATGCGGGCAAGGGCAGGCTTACGCCGCCTGGGCTTCGCCCCCCCGCCGCAGAGAGGCTTCGCGCACATGGGCCGCCGCGTCGAGCAGGACATCGAGGCCGGCGCCCGGCTTGACCGCCTCGGTGGCGAGGTGGCGGCGGAACAGGCGCGCGCCCGGACGGCCGGGGAACAGGCCGAGCATGTGGCGCGTGATCGAACTCAGCCGCACGCCCTGCGCCAGCTGCGCTTCCACATAGGGCGCCATCGCCTCGATCGCCTCGAAGCCGTCGGCGACAGGCGGCGCCTGCCCGAACAGCACGGGATCGACGGAAAGGAGGATCTCGGGGTTCTGATAGGCCTCCCGCCCGACCATGACACCGTCGAGCCGGGCGCAATGGCCCTGCCAGTCGGCGACCTGCCGGATGCCGCCATTGATGGCGACGGGCAGATCGGGGTTGGCCTGCTTCAGGCAATAGACCCGATCATAGTCGAGCGGCGGCACGTCCCGGTTCTCCTTCGGGCTGAGCCCCTTCAGCCAGGCCTTGCGCGCATGGACGACGAGGGCGTCGACGCCGGCCGCACGCACGGCCGCGGTGAGGCTGTCGAGCGCCTCCTCCGGATCCTGCTCGTCGATGCCGATGCGGCATTTGACGGTGACCGGCAGCGATACCGCGGCCTTCATCGCCGCGACGCTCTCGCCGACGAGCCCGGGCTCGGCCATCAGGCAGGCGCCGAAGCGCCCTTCCTGTACCCTGTCCGAGGGGCAGCCTACATTGAGGTTGATCTCGTCATAGCCGAGATCGGCGCAGATGCGGGCGGCGCGCGCGAGGTCGGCCGGATGGGAGCCGCCGAGCTGCACGGCGACGGGATGCTCCTCCTCCGAAAAGCCGAGCAGCCGCGCGCGATCGCCATGGATCACCGCACCGGTGGTCACCATCTCCGTATAGAGCAGCGCGCGCCTCGACAGCACGCGGTGGAAGAACCGGCAATGCCTGTCCGTCCAATCCATCATGGGGGCGATGGAAAAGCGCAAATATTCGTAACTACCCATTTCGATTCCGATTTGGGGGGCTCTCAACCCTCCATTTTCATTCGATTTCGGCCCTTATAGCGGCTTTCTCGATTCCATCGCGCGCTGGGCGTAACGTCGTATCGAGGGAACGGGAAGCCGTACCGCTTCGGACCCGGCGGCCATGAGCAGGTCTTAGCACGAAAACGCAAGGATGGCTCTATCGGCCGCCGCGCGATCGCGATCGAGCGGGATGGCGAGATCGTCGATGGGAAGGCCAGAACCTTCGATCGAAGCAGGCTGAGGATGCCCCGCATCGGCTTGTTGGCGACGGAGCAGGCGGAGCTGCCGCCTCTCGGAAGTGTCGGGCTCGAAGACGATGCCGAACGTCGGCTCCATTCTTCGGAGGGCCCCGGAAGAAAGGCCCGCATGAGGCGGGCCTTGGGGTCGGAAGCTCGGCCCTGCTGCATCTCGCCACGCTGGCAGAACGCGGCGTGGCGAGAGCAGATTGTTGCTACGATGCATTTTATCGATCGAAAAGCCTATCGGCTTTTCTGGAAGAGGCTCGAGCATCCACGCCGCCGAGCCGATGCCGGCCCGGCTCGGTACGCCCGGTATCTCAGAATTTGTAGTTCAAGCCGACCCGAACGATGTGCGCCCTGCTCGAGTCCTTCCAGGTCATGAACTCGCCGGGGTCTTCCGGATTTACGACGACATGATTCTTCTTGCCGAGATCGACATAAAGATACTCGGCCTTGATCGTGTTGTGGTCGGTGATGGCGTATTCGGCGCCGGCGCCGATCGTCCAGCCCCAGCGAACCTGGCTCTTCGAGCCGGAGAAGCCGCCGCTTCGGTCGAAGTCCGCATTTCCGCCGCCGCCCCACCAGTAGCCATATTCGTGCCAATTGTAATTGCCGCTGCTCTTCACCTGTCCATAGGCGAGGCCGCCCGTGGCATAGACGAGGAGCCGGTCGACCGGCGTGAAGCCGAAGCGGGGCCGAATGGTGCCGAACCATTCCGTCTTGCTTTCCGGCGTGAGATATTCACGGAGATGATAATTATAGTTCTGATCGCCAATGGGCTCGTAGATATCGGTGATGTCGTCCGCGAGATATTTGGTCTTCTGCCCGAGATAGTTGAAGTCGGCTTCGATACCGACGACGAACTGGCCGAACTGCTGGTTGTAGCCGAACTGCGCGCCCCCGGTGAATGAACCCCGCTTCGAATTGCGCTGACCCGAGAACCAGCCATTGGCGAAGGTCCCGACATACTCATGCTCAGTGTCGTAATAGGTCGGGTCCTTGATCTTGTCGGCGCCGTTCCAACCATATCCAGCGTTCACACCAGCATAAAAGCCCGTCCACGAAAAAGGCACGTAGATTGGAGCCACGGGCTCCGGGCTCTGCGCCGGCAAATCGGAAGCCATCGCGGGGCCGCCCACGGCGGCAACCGCAGCGAGAGCAGCAAGCAACTTACGCATTGAAATCCCCCAAGAAACTTATACCCTGCCAGCGACCAGCCGACGGTAGCATGCTGTAGAAAACTCAAGCATAGGCTGCAATCGCATCGGTACGTCAGCCATTTGCGGACGGAACGCCACCGCACGTTTCGGCCGCTTCTGTAGCGCACGTCCTCTCACCGGTTATGGCAGAGGAGATGGCCCTTGATTGTGCCGCTGGTGGACGACGCGCCGTTGTGGGGGCTGCGGCGGCAATCGGCGCGCAAATTCTTCTCAATCTTCAACGCAGTAAACTCGCCGGTTAAACACCTTGAGCCGCGCTCGCGTGCATTTTGCGCAGAAGCTCGCCGACGTTACCCGCGTGACTTGAGATGTTGCCCGTCACGCCATGCTCACGTCCATTCTCTTCCTTATCCCCGTAGCATGCCTCAAACGTCTGGAACGCCTCTGACCACGGTGAGATATCAATCTCCTGGATTGCCCCATAGGCATCGACTGCCACGTTGAAGATCGCCGGTTCAATATCCACGATCTGGCCGTACCACTTGAACGCTCCAGGGACGTCTCCAGGCGCCCGCTTCTGCCTCTTTGCCTGCGCTGCCTCACCCCAGCCGCGGCAACTGAATTGATCCTACCTGTCGGCCGGAATCGCTGAGGCAGGCGCGATGCGAGGCTCGGCCTGGGCGGAGCCGCACGATGGCAAGAGGATATACCGCCTCATAGGGCCTTTGCCGGCGGAGGTAGATCCAGCATCGTCTTTACTTCCCGCATCAGCATTCGCATGGAGCGGTGTACCTGCGGCTCGGGCAGAAGCCCGAAGTTGTGCAGTGTCAAAACGTGATCGACGCCCATGTCGCGGAGACGAAGCAGCTTTTCTGCAATGGTTTTAGGTGAACCGAAGAGTGCCAGGCCGCTTTCGATGATGTCGTCATAGACGGCACTCTTGGCGTAAAGACGGGTTGCAACGTAGCGGTCAAACGCCTCCGCGGCAATTTTCCGAGCCTCCGCGTCTGTTTCGGCAACATGGGTATGCATCGCGAGCGCGACCGCATTGCGATGGTCGGAGAGGCCGGCTTCTTCCCGGCCGCGACGGAACTCACCCATCATCTCCCCTATTGCTTCGAAGTCCTCGACCGAGGCGTAGGGAACGAAGAGCATGCGCCTGCTCTGCCGGCCAAGTTGATAGGCGGCTTCCTTACGCAAGATAGCGACAAAGACAGGAAGATCCTGCTGTATCGGAAAGACGTTGATACTTACCGAATCAAGGTCAATATAGGGCCCATGATGAGTAACCCGCTCGCCGTGAAGCAGGCGCATGACGAGGTCGAGATGTTCATCGAAGCGGTCGCGCTTGGTGGCTGCATCGACGCCATAGCCTGCGAATTCGTGTTTGAGGTAGCCGGACCCGACCCCAAGAGTAAGGCGCCCGTTGGACAGCACGTCAACCATCGAATAATTCTCGGCAATCGTCAGCGGATTATGAAAGGTTAGGATCGAGATGGCGGTGCCGAGCCGGAGGCGGGTCGTGCGCGCGGCAAGATGGGAAAGAAGAATTGCCGGATTGGGCACCGTGCCGTATTCATGAAAGTGATGTTCTGCGACGAAAAAAGTGTCATATCCAAGTCTTTCGGCAAGATCCGCTTGGCGCACGACCTCGGCGTAAAGCTCCTCGAGGGTGCGTTTCTGAGACGGATAGTGATCTTGGACAGAGAAGACGGATAGTTTCAAAGACCTGATCCTCGCAGCCATTCCGGGCGGCCAATTTAAGATCCTTCTGCTACCTCCGTGTTTCAGACAGCCCTATTCTCATTACAGATGAAATAATGAGCCCGGGTAGAAAAAGGGCATCATGCGCCTTTCGCAACCCGAAGCGTTCGGAATGTTGAGCACGCCGCCAAATCCAGCCTCCCAGTCCCTGCTTTTCCGGCGCTATCGAAACGGAGTGAGCGGGCTCGCTTCGATCTTCAATCCCGAGGCGCCGGCCTCCGCCGAGGCCCGCTTCACCCAATGCAATTTCATGATCGACCTGATCATCGAGACGATGGCGCCGGTGCTGCCGGCCGAGATCATCGCCGGCTCCTCGGCCTCGATCTCGTTCGCCTCCTATGCCGGCGTCCGCCTGGGCGGCGACTATTGGGTGTTCCTGGAGGTCAATGAAGGCGCCTATGGCGGCAGGCCGCACTCGGACGGGCCGGTTCGGCAATCCGCTGGAGCGCGATCCGCACAAGGTCCTCGACGACGTGCTCGACGGGTTCTGCTCGCCCGAAGACGCGCGCGAGATCTATGGCGTCGTGCTCGATCTGGAGAGCGAGACGGTGGATCTCGGCGGCACGCAGGCGCTGCGGCTGCAACGCGAAGGCCAGCTGCAGCGCCGGCCGCCGCCGCTGTCGCCCTGACGCGGCGGCGGTTCAGAAGACCGCCATCGACGGCGCCGCGGGGTTGTCCGGCGCCGACAGGCAGCCCTTTTCCATCTGCAGGATGCGGTCGGCCAGGCTCTCCATGAACTGGACGTTCTGCTCGACGAGGAGGATCGTCAGGCCGAGCCTCTTGCGAAGGTCGTGCAGGGTGTCGACGATCTCGTCGCGGATCGAGGGCTGCACGCCTTCGGTCGGTTCATCGAGGAGCAGCAGGCGCGGCTGGCCGCAAAGGCAGCGGGCGAGGGCCAGGATCTGCTGCTCCCCGCCGGACAGCACCCCGCCGGCCCGGTCGGCGATCGGCTTCAGCCGCGGGAACAGCGCCAGGAAGCCGTCGACGATGACCGGCGACCGACCGGACGCCAGCGCCGCCATCGCCATGTTTTCCCGAACGGTCAGCGCCGGAAAGATCTGCCGGCCCTGGGGAACGTAGCCGAGCCCGAGACGCGCGCGCCGATGCGGCGGCAAGCCGCCGATCTCCTGCCCGGCGAGGGCGATCCTGCCCCTCGTCAGCGGTATGTCGCCGCTGATCGCCTTGAGAAGCGTGCTCTTGCCCATGCCGTTATGGCCGAGAATGCCCAGGAACTCGCCCTCTTCGACGGCGAAGCCGACATTGCGCAGCACCCGCATCTGGCCGTAGCCCGCCTCGATGCCCGCCACCGTCAGAAGCGTCATGCCGCCTCCCTCCCCAGATAGACGTCGCGCACGCGCGCATCGGAGAGCACGGCGTCGGCCGGGCCCTCGACCAGCACCTTGCCGCGGTTGAACACGGTGACGATGCGGGCGATGCGCTGGATGAACTGCATGTCGTGCTCGACGATGATCACCGCGCCGGAGCGCGTCAGCTCGACGACGAGATCGGCGAGCCTCTCGACCTCCTCGCCGGTCATGCCCGCCGCCGGCTCGTCGAGCAGCACAAGGTCGGGCTGCGGCGCCACCACCATCGCCAGTTCGACGAGCTGGCGCTGGCCATGGGCGAGTTCGCCGACGAGGCGGTCGCGCAGATGCGCGATGCCCATGCGCTCCAGCGTCGCCGCGGCGCGCTGGCGGGCGAGGGAAGGCGGCAGCGTGCGGCCGGCGGCCAGGCCCACGCCCTTGCCGACGCTCAGGCCGGCGAACACGCTGGGAACCTGCGTCTTGAGCCCGAGGCCGAGCCTGGCGATGCGGGAAGCGGGCATGCCGACGATGCTGCGCCCTTTCAGAAGGACGTCGCCGGAACTCGGCCTGAGCTGTCCCGACAGCATCTTGAAGAAGGTGCTCTTGCCGGCGCCGTTGGGACCGATCAGGCAGCGCAGTTCGCCGTAGCGGACGCTGAGATCGACGCCGTCGACGGCGGTGACGCCGCCGAAGCGCATGGTGAGGTTGCGGGCTTCGATCAGCATGTCCTCGTTCATCGATTCGCTCCGCTGCCGTGCCGGCGGTCGCGGTCCGCCGCTGTGTTGGCCGCCACGATCTGCCGGGCCACGAACGGCCTCATCGCCGTCAGCCTGTCGAAGGCCGCCCCCGCCATGGGCAGCAGGCCCCTGCGCAGGACGAGCACGAAGACGGTGAGGACCACGCCGAGGATCAGGTTCGGATCGAGCCAGCCGCCGCCCGCATCCCCCACCGTGCCGAGATAGGTGGAGAGCATGAGCATCAGGAAGCAGCCGACCACCGGCCCGGCGAGGGTGCCGAGGCCGCCGACGATCACCCAGATGATGACCTGCCCGTTGGTCTGCAGATTGAACATGTTGGGGCTCACGAAGACGCAATTGGCGAAGAGCACGCCGCCGACCCCCGCCAGCGCGCCGGCGAAGACGAACAGGCCGAGCTTGTAGAGGCGGGAATCATAGCCCAGCAGCTCGGCCCGCAATTCGTTCTCGCGGATCGCGACGACGACCTGGCCGAAGCGCGTCGCGACCAGGAGCCTGCAGGCGACATAGGCGAGGAGGAGCGCCGCCATCGCCAGCACATAGATGCGCTCGGGCGGCAACGGGTTGTCGGGATCGCCCAGGGGCGTCAGGATCGGGGTTGACGGAATGCCGTTGAATCCCCCGAGCGGCGCCACCCCGATGGTCCATTCCTCGCCGGCCGTCTGGTTGAGGAAACGGTAGAGGATCAGCGACACCGTGAGCGTGATGACGCCGAGATAGACGTCGCTGATGCGGCCCCAGAA encodes the following:
- a CDS encoding lysine/arginine/ornithine ABC transporter substrate-binding protein; the protein is MRFINLIGAAAIAFAAFTGMAAAKDWKTIRIGTEGAYPPFNGLDSAGNLVGFDVDIAKALCEKMQATCTFQAQDWDGIIPALLAGKFDAIVASMSITEERKKKVAFTNKYYQTPPVFVAPKDSKIASWDAAGLKDKVVGAQSSSIHANFLEGEIQPGGAEVKLYPTQDEVNADLAAGRLDAEIADRTVLQAWLGKPEASCCEIKQVVDMGKYAKYFGTGAGIAVRKEDADLVDKFNKAIAEIVADGTYKKINDKYFPFSIY
- a CDS encoding GFA family protein, giving the protein MLKLSCLCGQVRVEISKRPDFINECNCTLCSKSGARWAYFHPSEVSVVGTTKAYSREDKEDPAAEIRFCENCGSTTHFTLTASAVSKFGNVQMGVNMRLADEKDLAGIELRYPDGRAWPGKGAFGYVQEARIIG
- a CDS encoding porin — translated: MFRSILVAAAAFACAVPAFAGSKNFPQCSQYGEGFVYSPDTGMCIKVSGEFRADYNFGKTNSPFGSSVAGTADVRGDTGFGPFRAVVEPRASKY
- a CDS encoding MBL fold metallo-hydrolase is translated as MRVTVIGCGDAFGSGGRYNTATLVEARNAANGARGAEGRDGPVCLLDCGATTMTAINAMGVDPDRIDLIVLTHLHGDHFGGIPFLLLDAQWVRRRTRPLRIIGPPGTVDRLHVMIEALFAGSSLDTPWSFPWSAEDMTPGTQQTAAGFTIITAEVSHPSGSPATAVRLEAAGKAFVHSGDTEWTEALPAIAAGADLLFLECFAVEATPPHLDYARLLANREAFDAERVVLTHMGPSMLDYRGNVDRDLFELAEDGLVFDL
- the dusA gene encoding tRNA dihydrouridine(20/20a) synthase DusA encodes the protein MGSYEYLRFSIAPMMDWTDRHCRFFHRVLSRRALLYTEMVTTGAVIHGDRARLLGFSEEEHPVAVQLGGSHPADLARAARICADLGYDEINLNVGCPSDRVQEGRFGACLMAEPGLVGESVAAMKAAVSLPVTVKCRIGIDEQDPEEALDSLTAAVRAAGVDALVVHARKAWLKGLSPKENRDVPPLDYDRVYCLKQANPDLPVAINGGIRQVADWQGHCARLDGVMVGREAYQNPEILLSVDPVLFGQAPPVADGFEAIEAMAPYVEAQLAQGVRLSSITRHMLGLFPGRPGARLFRRHLATEAVKPGAGLDVLLDAAAHVREASLRRGGEAQAA
- a CDS encoding adenosylcobinamide-GDP ribazoletransferase — its product is MRQLLAQVTAALRFWSRLPVPVLSGEADPHGPPDMERLAPVLPLAGAVLGLGGAVALLAGCGVGLPPVEAAILAVAAMAVVTGAMHEDGLADVADGFGGGRTPARKLEIMRDSRIGAYGATALMLAIAARISILGDLVHAAGPVAAALVLMGGAGVSRIAGLLPLAMLPPARTDGAGAASGRLSRANWGIGAALGFALAALLAYGATRHPSSLAAPAFGFLAAYGVTRLAKRQIGGQTGDVCGAATVLAEIAFAAAVLAPLGR
- the cobT gene encoding nicotinate-nucleotide--dimethylbenzimidazole phosphoribosyltransferase, with product MAPAGTALPFDDIRDLARAMPDLDADALARVRQRDGQLTKPPGSLGRLEAIVEWLAAVQGKAPPSVSRPLVAIFAGNHGVVAHGVSPYPQEVTRQMLENFSAGGAAINQICSTFDIGLKVFDLALDIPTGDITCEAALDEKACAATMAFGMEAVSGGIDLLVLGEMGIGNTTIAAAIYHGLYGGEAGHWVGRGTGIDDAGLGRKIEAVRQAVSFHRDHLGDPLELLRRLGGREIAAMAGAILAARSQRIPVVLDGYVTCAAAAVVHAMDPALLDHCVAGHVSAEGAHADVLRRLGKPPLLDLGMRLGEGSGAALAVALIKAALACHTGMATFAQAGVTDKA
- a CDS encoding DUF1289 domain-containing protein; protein product: MDVGAGSPYLQGMQTTSTPCVAICRIDPASGFCIGCGRSSGEIGAWVEMSEPERLALMACLPGRFDDTPSLRAARSAFDEQIAVRTRTRRRNRG